The following coding sequences lie in one Onychomys torridus chromosome X, mOncTor1.1, whole genome shotgun sequence genomic window:
- the Znf157 gene encoding LOW QUALITY PROTEIN: zinc finger protein 157 (The sequence of the model RefSeq protein was modified relative to this genomic sequence to represent the inferred CDS: substituted 3 bases at 3 genomic stop codons) yields the protein MSANEKSPQRFLALISEEPSRSVEXEGSVSFEDVAVDFTQQEWHRLDSTQRNMHTDVMLETYSHLASVGLCVAKPDMIFKLERGEELWILEEESSGRDYSGPLSLLCGNSSIGGNALVLENNIFQYQSIQTLNQNVDYNRCEEDFHEETGFVQHKRIHTRDKNFECHECGKVYCRKSNLVEHLRTHTGERPYECGECTKTFSARSYLIAHQKTHMGGKPFECHECRKYFGRNSXLILHCRTHTGERPYECTERGKTFSEKATLTIHQRTHTGERPYKCNECGKTFHVKISLTQHLRTHTGEKPYECGDCGKNFXAKKSLNQHQRIHTGEKPYECGEYGKLFRMKMTLNNHQRTHTGEKPYHCNECGKAFRVHSSLGIHQRIHTGEKPYECNECGNAFYVKARLIEHQHIHSGEKPYECSDCGKIFSMKKSLRQHKRTHTGEKPYECSECGNAFYVKVRLIEHERIHTGERPFECQECGKGFCRKAHLIEHQRTHLGRSLLCALEKASP from the exons ATGTCAGCGAATGAGAAATCACCCCAGAGATTTCTTGCCTTGATTTCAGAAGAACCCAGCAGATCAGTTGAGTAAGAa GGATCTGTGTCATTTGAGGATGTGGCTGTGGATTTCACCCAACAAGAGTGGCACAGACTGGACTCTACCCAGAGGAACATGCAcacagatgtgatgctggagacctacaGTCACTTGGCATCTGTGG GCCTCTGTGTGGCCAAACCAGACATGATCTTTAAGTTGGAGAGGGGAGAAGAACTGTGGATATTAGAAGAGGAATCTTCAGGCCGTGATTACTCAG GACCTCTGTCTTTGCTATGTGGCAACAGTTCAATTGGGGGTAATGCCCTTGTGCTGGAGAACAACATTTTTCAGTATCAGAGTATTCAAACTTTGAATCAAAATGTTGATTATAACAGATGTGAGGAAGACTTCCATGAAGAAACAGGTTTTGTTCAACATAAAAGGATTCATACCAGAGATAAAAACTTTGAATGTCATGAATGTGGAAAAGTATACTGCAGAAAATCTAACCTTGTTGAACATCTGAGAACACATACAGGGGAGAGGCCCTATGAGTGTGGTGAATGTACAAAGACTTTCAGTGCAAGGTCATACCTCATTGCTCATCAGAAAACTCACATGGGAGGAAAGCCCTTTGAATGTCATGaatgtagaaaatattttggCAGGAACTCATAACTCATTCTACATTGcagaacacacacaggagaaaggcCCTATGAATGTACTGAACGTGGGAAAACCTTTTCTGAGAAGGCAACCCTCACAATCCACCAGAGAACCCACACTGGTGAGAGGCCTTATAAATGCAATGAATGTGGTAAGACATTTCATGTCAAGATATCTCTCACCCAGCACCTGAGAACTCACACGGgggagaaaccctatgaatgtggGGACTGTGGGAAAAACTTCTGAGCAAAGAAATCCCTAAACCAACATCAAAGAATTCACACAGGTGAGAAACCCTATGAGTGTGGAGAATATGGGAAATTGTTCCGAATGAAAATGACTCTAAATAATCATCAAAGAACCCACACAGGTGAAAAACCCTATCATTGTaatgaatgtgggaaagccttcagggTACACTCATCTCTGGGAATCCATCAGAGAATCCATACcggagagaagccctatgaatgtaatgaatgtggaaATGCTTTCTATGTGAAAGCTCGTCTCATTGAGCATCAGCATATTCAttcaggagagaaaccctatgaatgtagtgACTGTGGGAAGATCTTTAGCATGAAGAAATCCCTTCGTCAACACAAGAGGACTCACACTGGTGAGAAGCCTTATGAATGTAGTGAGTGTGGAAATGCTTTTTATGTGAAAGTGCGCCTCATTGAGCATGAGAGAATTCACACAGGAGAGAGGCCTTTTGAATGTCAGGAATGTGGAAAGGGCTTCTGTCGGAAAGCCCACCTCATAGAACACCAGAGAACTCATTTGGGCCGATCCTTGCTTTGTGCACTGGAGAAAGCTTCTCCTTGA